The sequence GCAATAAAAAAAGGAAAAAGGAGCTGCTTTTATGGTGTCATCGATTGAAAGAGAGCGGTGCGCGGCCGGCAGCTCTCGGCCGCATTGAAAATCGATGAAACCCGGGTTTCCTTCTTCCTGCATACGACTATAACAGATGGAAAATCCAGAAGATACTATCCGAAAGTATACAAATGAGGAGATTGGGGAGGAAACCATGAACCTCTTTGAAAACCATAAAACCGGACGACCTCACCGTGCTCGATGAAACCGTTTCATATTTTAAAGCCCAATGAATAATCAACCCTATCCGTCCGGCATCAGTACTTGAGGCCGGACACCTTCCCCGTCTGGGAAGGTCAACACCACTTCCTTGCTTCGCAATGGGAAAACAAGCAAACCTCGCTTCGCTCGAAAAAGTCAGGGCTCTGGATGGCGAGGGGAGCGAGTTATGTTTCCTTCCCCACGCAAAAAGGACTGTAACAAATGATTGCATTTGTCACAGCCCCTTTTTTATACATTATATAGTAGTCTTTTTTAGTCTCTGACTTCGATGACTTCGTCTTCGCTCTTTCTGGCGAGCGGGCATGGGTTGTGGTTCGGGTAGCCGAATGCCATGGCGAGGACCATCTGGCCTTTGCCGAGCCATTCTGTGAGTTCTTCGTAGGCGAAGAAGATGTTTCCGATCCAGAGGCTGCCGATGCCCATGGAGGTGGCCTGGAGTGCCATGTTCTGGGCTGCTGCGCCGATGGCCTGGACGTCGCTCAGTTCATGGATCTTGTCTGCCGGTGTCCATTCTTCTTCGATGTCGCGGCCGTTCGGGTTGACGACGAATACGATATTGTATGCTTCTTTCATGCATTTGAGGGTGAAGCGTGAGTTGGTGTAGAGGTCCGGGCTTCCTGCGAGGACGCCTTCGCCTTTTTCGGAGCGTTCGATGCCTTTTTCCATGAGGGCGAGCATTTCATCCTTGCTCTTGCCTCTGACGACGATGAATTTCCAGGGCTGGCGGTTCTTTGCGGACGGTGCCCACATGCCTGCGCGGAGGATTTCTCTCATATCCACTTTGGAAATCGGGTTGCTCTTGAAGAATCTGACACTTCTTCTCTTGAAGATCACGTTGTACATACTATTTCCACCTTTCATCTGACTCGGGTTCATATTTTTTAATTATACACCCGGACCGTAAAAATGAAAAAGCCCGATATGCAAAGTCTCTGTCATTTCCTTCCGCCCCCTTCCAAGCCGGGTCCGATACCGGCGGAATTTTATCTTATTGACTATTGGTCTAAAGACTTGATTTTCTTGTAAAGAACACATATAATTATCCTTATATTGTATTTAATGGAGGAGTCCGGAATTTTTCCGGTAGAAGAGGATTTTAAGAGTGATTGAGGAAATTTACAAAAGAAGGAGTACCCGTCATTTCCTGCAGAAACCTATCGCACAGGAAGATCTTGACGAGATTCTGACAGCCGCTACGTGGGCTCCGTCAGAAAAGAATGAACAGCCATGGAAGTTCATCATCATCCGTGGTGAAGAAAGAAAAGCTATGGTGAAGTGCCTGAAGAAGGGCATCATGCGCAACCGTAAAGGCGATGAGACTGCCATTTTCAGCAAGGGATATGACAAATTCATTCCTTCTGCTATTTATACAGCACGCGTCCTGGAACAGGCACCGGTCATTGTATTCGTAGTGAATACCAAGGGCATGGACTATCGTCAGTCCTACCCGTCTGACAAGTACATGATGGAACTCGCTGATATCCAGTCCATCAGTGCAGCCATCCAGAATATGTGCCTCGAAGCAACTGCCAGAAACATCGGAAGTCTCTGGACTTGCAACATTTTCTTCGCATATGACGAACTGAAGGAATGGCTCCACGCTGACGGCGAAATGGTCGCAGCTATCGCCCTTGGTTACACGGATAAGGAAATCAAGGCCATGCCAAGAAAGCCGCTGGCTGAAGTCGTAGAATACCGCGGCGAATACCCGCAGCCGAAGGACGAAGTCCAGGAAACCGCTGAAGCAGAATAAATACCGATAGCCGAACTCCTACAAAGGATGATTCTCACAAAGAGGATCATCCTTTTTTGTGCAGGGGATCCGCACCCTTCCCCTTTGATTTTTCCCATCATTAGGGCTACACTGAAGAAAACAGAAAGATTCTTATTCCCCGAAAGGAGGCGTCGTATGAAAGGACTTTTGACGGCTGCGGGGCTTTTTCCGCATCCGCCTATCATGGTTCCCGAGATCGGCGGGAAGGAGACGAAGAAGATCCAGCAGACGATGGACGCGGTCCAAAAATCCATGAAACTCATCATGGAAACGGCTCCGGAGACGGTCGTCGTCATGTCTCCGCATAATCTCTGCCTGCCGAGCGGGCCTGCCATTTTCATCAAGGAAAACCTCTCAGGCGATCTCATGTACTTCGGCCACCCTGAGCTTTCTATGGAATTCACCGTCGACCAGGAGCTCGCCGAAACAGTCATGAAGGAAGCCGAACCGGTCATCCCGCTTTTCCGCATGGATGAGGCGGCAGCGAAGAAATTTGGACGTAAGATTGAAATCGACTGGGGCATGTTCGTCCCGATGTACTTCCTGAAGGAAGCCGGTTTCAAAGGAAATGTCCTTCTCTTCTCGCCCTGCTTTACGAATTACGACATGAACAAGGTGCTTGGAGAAATTGTCACGAACTGCGCTGAAAAGCTGGGCCGGCGCATTGCCATCATCGCATCCGGCGACCTCTCCCACCGTCTGACGAAGGATTCGCCGAACGGCTACAGCCCTGACGGCATCGTCTTCGACAGGGGCGTCATGAAGGCGCTCGAAGGAAAGACGATGGAGCCGCTCCTCACGATGACCGATGATTTCATCGAACGCATCGGCATGTGCGGCCTGCCCTCGGTCTATTTTCTCTTCGGCGCGCTCTCCGGCAAGGAATGGTCCATCCCCATCCTCTCGCACGAAGGCCCCTTCGGCGTCGGCTACGGCGTCTGCCTCTGCCTGCCCGAAGAAGTAGATGGGCGAAAAGAAGCCCATGATATCCGCGTGCGCCTGGCCAGGGACTCGATCGCCGAGTACCTGAAGACAGGGACACTTCCCAAGCCGCCAGCGGACATTCCCGAAGAACTCAAGGAAAGAGCCGGCGTCTTCGTTTCCCTTCACGAATTCGGCGCCCTCCGTGGCTGCATCGGGACAATCCTTCCCGTCCGAAATTCAGCGGCTGAGGAAATCATCCATAACGCAAAAGCCGCGGCGAGCGAAGACCCGCGTTTCCCGCCCGTCAATCCCTACGAACTGGACGATCTCGACATTTCCGTCGACGTCCTTTCCGCACCAGAGCCCATTTCCTCGGAAGGCGACCTTAACCCGAAAATCTACGGCGTCATCGTCGAAAGAGGATTCCGAAGAGGCCTTCTCCTCCCCGACCTGCCAGGCATCACCGATCCTCATGAACAGGTCGAAATCGCCCGCAGGAAAGCAGGCATCGGAGCCGATGAGCCCGTCAAAATGTATCGTTTCACCGTCCGGAGGTACTACTGATCCTCCGGCCTTTCGGAGGCATCATGGAAGCTGTATTTTATGAAAGAAATGCCGATGGCAGCATCGTCTGTCATCTTTGCCCGCACGAGTGCCAGATCCCCCTGAACCACAGGGGCTGGTGCCGCACGCGCCTGAACGACCACGGGCTGCTCCGCGCCGTCACATACGGCATGTGCACGTCCGCCGCGCTCGATCCCATCGAGAAGAAGCCCTTCGCCCACTTCCATCCGGGCTCGCGCATCCTCTCCATCGGGAGCATGGGCTGCAACATGTGCTGCCCCTTCTGCCAGAACTGGGAAATTTCCCAGGCAGAACCGGCCTTCCGCCGCATGACGCCCAAGGACGTCCTGGACCTTGCTATTTCCACAAGGAAAGAAGGAAATATCGGCGTCGCCTACACGTACAATGAGCCCCTTCTTTCCTACGAATTCATCCGTGACACCGCGCCCCTCATCAAAGAGGCCGGCATGGTGAACGCCATGGTCACCAACGGCTGCGTGAACGAAGAGCCGCTCACTGCCCTTCTTCCCCTGATCGATGCATGGAACATCGACCTCAAGACATGGGACCCGGACCTCTACCGCTCCTGGGGCGGAGACCTTCCCACCGTGAAACGCACCATCGTCCGCGCCAGCGAAGTCTCCCATGTCGAAATCACCTGCCTCATCATCCGGGGCGTCAACGACGACCCCGAGGCCTTCGAGGACCTTTCCGTCTGGCTCGCCTCCGTCAGCCCGGACCTTCCCCTCCATATCACCCGTTTCTTCCCGCGCCTCCGCATGCAGGACCTGCCGCCGACCCCCGTCGACACCCTCGTCAGGCTCGGAAATATTGCAAGGAAATCCCTCCGCCACGTCAACATAGGAAATACAGAAACCCTGAAACTCCTCCGCCGCGGTTGGACCAATGAATCGTAAAGGAGACCCATCATGCTCGAAAAACCACCCGTAACCATCATCGACCACGCCAACGGCGGAAAAGGCCGCATCATCTTAGAGCACATCGCAGGCCCGGAAACCCTCCGCGAAAACGCACGCCTCTTCGTCAAAGCCACCCTCGAAAAAGGCTGCTCCATGGGCGTCCACAAGCATAAGGGCGACCGCGAGATCTACCACATCCTCTCCGGCAAAGCCCTCTACACCGACAACGACAAAACCTACGAAATGAACCCGGGCGACTCCGCCTGCTGTGAAAACGGAAACTCCCACGGCATCGAAAACATAGGAGAAGAAAACCTCGTCTTCATCGGACTCATCCTGTACGATCTGGATAAGAAGGAAGAATAAAAGTAAGATAGGAAAAGCCCCGCATTTGCGGGGCTTTTTAGATGGCGGAACCAGAAATCATGAAATTTAAAATGCCATTTTATCCCCAAATCACGAAATTTAAAATGCCGTTTTACCCCCAAATCATCAAATTTAAAATACCATTTTACCCCCGTATCATGAAATCTTTAAACTTTGCGGGCTGAAAAGAAAGGCAGAGGAAGTCATACAGCCGCAGCTTTGCTGCGTGGTAATCAACCCTTTTGAAAACCATAAAACCAAGGCTGACGCCTTGAGAGAAATGCTGTTTCCGCCCCGTACACCAACTTATGAGACATTTGTGTTGTTACCGCTGATGTCCTTTTCTATTTACTGCACCCCTTTCGTCGCCTAACGGCGCCACTTCCCTCCGTCGGGGGCAGCTTCAAGAGGAATAAAAGAAAGAGCTCTGTTTATTTGTTTGAAACCTTTCGTAATCTTATCCCGACCTTCTCTTCCAGAGCAAGGTCAAGGGCGTACTTCCCCGTCTGGAAAGGCAAGTGTTAGCGATACATATAATTTCACTCACTTCTTCCTTATTTCCCTCATTTTCGCACTATCCTTCCTAATTTCTCATATCCTTCCTTTTATTATCGATGATTTTCTCTGATTATTTGACAGTATTGCGTCCTAGCTGTTACAGTTGTAAATAGAGTATTTTCTATTGTTTGGGGAAGGATGTGGTGTGGTTGAATCAACCCTTGCTTTTATTGGGGGCTGTGATTTTGATTTGTATTTTGCTGAATCGATTTTTGGAGAGGATTCCTGTTCCTTCTTTGCTCATTTTTATCGGCCTGGGTATGTTCTTCGGGGAGAACGGGCCGTTTCGGATTCAGTTCGATCATTATGCTCTGGTAAATCTGGTATGCTCGGTGTGCCTGATTTTCATTATGTTTTATGGCGGCTTCGGGACGAATATGCGGGCAGCGCGGCCGGTTCTGCGTGAGGCGGCTCTGATGTCTTCGCTGGGAGTTGCGGGGACGGCGGGGGCTGTGGCTGTGTTTGCTCATTTCGCGCTGTCGCTTTCGTGGCTGGAGAGTTTTCTGATCGGGGCCGTGATTTCTTCGACGGATGCGGCTTCAGTCTTTAATATTCTCCGTTCGCAGAAGCTGGCTTTGAAGTATCATACGGATTCGCTCCTCGAGGTGGAGTCGGGTTCGAATGATCCGATGAGTTATATGCTGACGATGGCGGCAATTGCGCTTTTGAGCGGGGCGGCGTTTTCTTTTCCTCTGCTCCTGGCAAAGCAGCTTCTGATCGGGGCTTTTTTCGGGCTTGCGATCGGCTGGCTTTCGCTGAAGCTTCCGCATTCGAGGCTGCTTCCTTCGCAGCAGAGTCACACGGTTTTCCTGTTTTCGATCATGGTGCTGGCGTATGCGATTCCGGCGGAGTTTGACGGGAATGGGTATCTGAGCGTCTACCTCTGCGGGATTTATATCGGCAATTCGAAGCTTCCGCAGAAGAAGTATCTTGTCCATTTTTTCGATGTCCTGACGAATGTGGCGCAGGTGATGATTTTCTTCCTCCTGGGACTCCTCGTGACGCCGGTGGATCTTCCGTCTGTGATTGTGCCGGCCCTGGTGCTGACAACGTTCCTGACGCTTGTGGCAAGACCCTTGGTGAGTGCAGCGATCCTGGCACCTTTCGGGGCCAAGCGGAAGCAGATTGCCCTTGTTTCCTGGGCGGGCCTCCGCGGGGCGGCTTCGATCGTATTTGCCATCGGTGCTGTACTGGCCGATGTGGATATTACGTACAATCTTTATAACCTTGTGTTCTGCATGGTGCTCTTGTCGATTTCCATTCAGGGAACGCTTCTTCCGTTCGCGGCCAAGAAGCTGTCGATGATCGATCCTACGGCAGATATCCGCACGACGTTCAATGATTACCAGGATGACAGCGATATCAGTTTCGTCCGGCTGCGCCTGAAGGAAGGGAGCAACTGGTGCGGCAAGTCACTGGCGGAGCTTCAGCTTCCAAAGGATCTTCTCGTGGCGATGATTATGAGAAATGGCGAAGTCCTTGTGCCTGACGGGAGTACGGTTCTGAAGGAAAATGACCTTCTGGTCTTTGCGGCTCACAGTTTCGAGGATGAAGAGCATCACGCTCTGGAAGAAGTCGTCGTCGACCGCGCAAGCGAAGCGGCCAATCGTCCGCTCGCGGCCATCCCCTCCTCCAGCGCCCGCCGCGTCCTCCTGATCAAAAGAGGCATCGACACCATCATTCCTTCCGGCAGCACCGTGGTCAAACACGGCGATATCCTCGTCTTAGCGCCGGAACTCGAGAGGAAATGAGGAAGGCGAGTCGTTCCACTAAAAAAGCAGTCCTTTTGCGGGGCTGCTTTTTCATTTCCTTTTTATATTTCCACGACGTTGACTTCGGTTCCGTGGTCTTTGAGGATGCGGATGAGGTCTTCTGTGTCCAGCCAGATGGTGGCTGTGTTATCATTGGGATGAACACCTATCTTATGGCCCAAAAATGTCTCATCGAGGTAGAAGTGAACTGCGTTTTCTTCGTCATTCAGAAGGCCGAGCGGGGTAACGGAGCCCGGTGTGAGCTTGAGGTACTTCAGGAGATCATCGGGACTGGCGAAGGAGAGCGCCCGGAGGCCCTGGGCTTTGCGGAATTCTTTGAGGTTTACCTGCTTGTCGCCTTTGACTGTGATGAGGTAGTAATTCCTTTTCTTGTCGTCCCTGACGAAGAGGTTCTTGGCGTCCCATTCCGGATAGGGAAGCTTGACCTCTGCGAGTTCTTCCATGTTGAATACAGCCTTATGCTCGGTGGTCTCAAAAGTAATTCCGTGGTCTCTGAGGTACTGGCAGGTTTCTTCCTTGTTCATGGATTTCTCCTTTCGAATGGTGCAATTCAATCTTCATAAGAAGCAAGTTCGATAAGATTGCCGTCGGGGTCTCTTACGTAGATGCTTTTCATCTCGCCCAGCGCCCCATGGCGTGTGACTGGGCCTTCTTCGATGGCGCCGCCCTTTTCCTTGATTTCCTTTTCGGCATCTTCGATGCTGCCTTCAATGGCAAGACAGAGATCGAGACTGCCGTATTCGGGGTTCCTGGCAGCAGGAAGAAATTCAGCTTTTCTTGTGTGGATGTTGAATTTCTGATTCCCGAAGAAGAGAGCGTATCTCCCGTTCTTCTCCTCGGCCCTCATGCCAAGGATGTCAGCATAGAA is a genomic window of Veillonellaceae bacterium containing:
- a CDS encoding cupin domain-containing protein, whose translation is MLEKPPVTIIDHANGGKGRIILEHIAGPETLRENARLFVKATLEKGCSMGVHKHKGDREIYHILSGKALYTDNDKTYEMNPGDSACCENGNSHGIENIGEENLVFIGLILYDLDKKEE
- the amrA gene encoding AmmeMemoRadiSam system protein A, whose product is MKGLLTAAGLFPHPPIMVPEIGGKETKKIQQTMDAVQKSMKLIMETAPETVVVMSPHNLCLPSGPAIFIKENLSGDLMYFGHPELSMEFTVDQELAETVMKEAEPVIPLFRMDEAAAKKFGRKIEIDWGMFVPMYFLKEAGFKGNVLLFSPCFTNYDMNKVLGEIVTNCAEKLGRRIAIIASGDLSHRLTKDSPNGYSPDGIVFDRGVMKALEGKTMEPLLTMTDDFIERIGMCGLPSVYFLFGALSGKEWSIPILSHEGPFGVGYGVCLCLPEEVDGRKEAHDIRVRLARDSIAEYLKTGTLPKPPADIPEELKERAGVFVSLHEFGALRGCIGTILPVRNSAAEEIIHNAKAAASEDPRFPPVNPYELDDLDISVDVLSAPEPISSEGDLNPKIYGVIVERGFRRGLLLPDLPGITDPHEQVEIARRKAGIGADEPVKMYRFTVRRYY
- the amrS gene encoding AmmeMemoRadiSam system radical SAM enzyme; translated protein: MEAVFYERNADGSIVCHLCPHECQIPLNHRGWCRTRLNDHGLLRAVTYGMCTSAALDPIEKKPFAHFHPGSRILSIGSMGCNMCCPFCQNWEISQAEPAFRRMTPKDVLDLAISTRKEGNIGVAYTYNEPLLSYEFIRDTAPLIKEAGMVNAMVTNGCVNEEPLTALLPLIDAWNIDLKTWDPDLYRSWGGDLPTVKRTIVRASEVSHVEITCLIIRGVNDDPEAFEDLSVWLASVSPDLPLHITRFFPRLRMQDLPPTPVDTLVRLGNIARKSLRHVNIGNTETLKLLRRGWTNES
- a CDS encoding nitroreductase family protein, which translates into the protein MIEEIYKRRSTRHFLQKPIAQEDLDEILTAATWAPSEKNEQPWKFIIIRGEERKAMVKCLKKGIMRNRKGDETAIFSKGYDKFIPSAIYTARVLEQAPVIVFVVNTKGMDYRQSYPSDKYMMELADIQSISAAIQNMCLEATARNIGSLWTCNIFFAYDELKEWLHADGEMVAAIALGYTDKEIKAMPRKPLAEVVEYRGEYPQPKDEVQETAEAE
- a CDS encoding VOC family protein; the protein is MKYKNIDHIVITTKNLEACLHFYADILGMRAEEKNGRYALFFGNQKFNIHTRKAEFLPAARNPEYGSLDLCLAIEGSIEDAEKEIKEKGGAIEEGPVTRHGALGEMKSIYVRDPDGNLIELASYED
- a CDS encoding nitroreductase family protein: MYNVIFKRRSVRFFKSNPISKVDMREILRAGMWAPSAKNRQPWKFIVVRGKSKDEMLALMEKGIERSEKGEGVLAGSPDLYTNSRFTLKCMKEAYNIVFVVNPNGRDIEEEWTPADKIHELSDVQAIGAAAQNMALQATSMGIGSLWIGNIFFAYEELTEWLGKGQMVLAMAFGYPNHNPCPLARKSEDEVIEVRD
- a CDS encoding potassium/proton antiporter: MILICILLNRFLERIPVPSLLIFIGLGMFFGENGPFRIQFDHYALVNLVCSVCLIFIMFYGGFGTNMRAARPVLREAALMSSLGVAGTAGAVAVFAHFALSLSWLESFLIGAVISSTDAASVFNILRSQKLALKYHTDSLLEVESGSNDPMSYMLTMAAIALLSGAAFSFPLLLAKQLLIGAFFGLAIGWLSLKLPHSRLLPSQQSHTVFLFSIMVLAYAIPAEFDGNGYLSVYLCGIYIGNSKLPQKKYLVHFFDVLTNVAQVMIFFLLGLLVTPVDLPSVIVPALVLTTFLTLVARPLVSAAILAPFGAKRKQIALVSWAGLRGAASIVFAIGAVLADVDITYNLYNLVFCMVLLSISIQGTLLPFAAKKLSMIDPTADIRTTFNDYQDDSDISFVRLRLKEGSNWCGKSLAELQLPKDLLVAMIMRNGEVLVPDGSTVLKENDLLVFAAHSFEDEEHHALEEVVVDRASEAANRPLAAIPSSSARRVLLIKRGIDTIIPSGSTVVKHGDILVLAPELERK
- a CDS encoding prolyl-tRNA synthetase associated domain-containing protein encodes the protein MNKEETCQYLRDHGITFETTEHKAVFNMEELAEVKLPYPEWDAKNLFVRDDKKRNYYLITVKGDKQVNLKEFRKAQGLRALSFASPDDLLKYLKLTPGSVTPLGLLNDEENAVHFYLDETFLGHKIGVHPNDNTATIWLDTEDLIRILKDHGTEVNVVEI